In bacterium, a genomic segment contains:
- a CDS encoding non-canonical purine NTP pyrophosphatase, which produces MISERARRRLDQATLVTGNPNKVAEAERICGFPMRHVAIDLPEIQSDDLAEVAREKALEAWRRLERPVIVEETGLELSALNGFPGPLVKWMLDAVGAEGIARTAAALDEPGARAVCLLVLYDGEETVSGEGRTEGRLVLPPRGDHGFGWDPVFQPEGESRSYAELGDARKDEIGHRGRAWRALAETLS; this is translated from the coding sequence ATGATCTCCGAGAGGGCGCGGCGGCGCCTCGACCAGGCCACCCTGGTGACCGGCAATCCCAACAAGGTCGCCGAGGCCGAGCGGATCTGCGGCTTCCCCATGCGCCACGTGGCGATCGACTTACCCGAGATTCAGTCCGACGACCTGGCCGAGGTAGCTCGCGAGAAAGCGCTCGAAGCCTGGCGCCGGCTCGAGCGGCCGGTGATCGTCGAGGAGACCGGCCTCGAGCTCTCGGCTTTGAACGGTTTTCCCGGTCCTCTGGTCAAGTGGATGCTGGATGCGGTCGGCGCCGAGGGAATTGCCCGAACCGCGGCAGCGCTCGACGAGCCCGGCGCCAGGGCCGTCTGCCTGTTGGTTCTGTACGACGGCGAGGAGACGGTCTCGGGAGAAGGCCGTACCGAAGGCCGGCTCGTCCTGCCTCCGCGCGGAGATCACGGCTTCGGCTGGGATCCGGTCTTTCAACCCGAAGGCGAGTCGCGCAGCTACGCCGAGCTGGGCGACGCCCGCAAGGACGAGATCGGCCACCGCGGACGGGCTTGGCGCGCCCTGGCCGAGACGCTGTCCTGA
- a CDS encoding dephospho-CoA kinase → MSAAVTIGLTGGIASGKSTVARWLAEAGFEVVDADEIVADLYRSGEAGAEVVGELFGAETLDENGAVDHARLAARVFSNPELLETLEQRIHPLVRANFAESAGASEVPTVLEATLLVEAGYAPDFDLVVTVEADTERRIRRAVARGLSESDARARLEAQADRAMRERAAHRVVPNDGSLADLRVQVEALIEEIRTLRPGQGAPPQ, encoded by the coding sequence GTGAGTGCCGCGGTGACCATCGGCCTGACCGGGGGCATCGCTTCCGGCAAGTCGACCGTCGCCCGCTGGCTGGCCGAAGCCGGCTTCGAGGTTGTAGACGCCGACGAGATCGTGGCCGACCTCTACCGGAGCGGCGAAGCCGGCGCAGAGGTCGTCGGCGAGCTTTTCGGGGCCGAGACTCTCGATGAGAACGGTGCGGTCGATCATGCGCGGCTGGCCGCGCGGGTCTTCTCGAATCCCGAGCTGCTCGAGACTCTCGAGCAACGAATCCATCCGCTGGTGCGGGCCAACTTCGCCGAGAGCGCCGGCGCCTCCGAGGTGCCGACCGTTCTGGAGGCCACTCTCCTCGTCGAGGCCGGCTATGCCCCGGATTTCGATCTCGTAGTGACCGTGGAGGCGGACACCGAGCGGCGGATTCGACGTGCCGTCGCCCGTGGGCTCTCCGAGAGCGATGCTCGCGCCCGGCTCGAGGCGCAGGCCGACCGTGCTATGCGCGAGCGAGCCGCGCACCGGGTCGTGCCGAACGACGGCAGCCTTGCGGATCTGCGCGTGCAGGTCGAGGCGCTGATCGAGGAGATTCGGACGCTGCGCCCCGGACAGGGGGCACCGCCGCAATGA
- a CDS encoding bifunctional 5,10-methylenetetrahydrofolate dehydrogenase/5,10-methenyltetrahydrofolate cyclohydrolase — protein MTEILDGAGLARTLRLEIAEDVARFLALGARPPGLAAVLVGDNPASEIYVGSKSRAAEAAGFVHRTVKLGADTTQQELEGTIGDLNRDDAVDGILIQLPLPASLRPRQILDRLDPVKDVDGLHAVNVGRLWLDQPGLFPATPSGIVELLDRSGIEIAGKRAVIIGRSHLVGKPLAGLLLRRQATVTVCHSRSQNLAELARQADLLVAAVGKLAMIGPEFVGKGAVVVDVGIHRITDAAKVDELFPGNAARRAAFERKGRIVAGDVDFDRVAPLCSAITPVPGGVGPLTVAMLLANTLLASQRRQGLEVL, from the coding sequence ATGACCGAGATCCTGGACGGTGCCGGCCTCGCCCGGACCCTACGCCTCGAGATCGCCGAGGACGTCGCCCGGTTCCTGGCCCTGGGAGCCCGCCCTCCCGGGCTGGCGGCGGTTCTTGTCGGCGACAACCCGGCCTCGGAGATCTACGTGGGCAGCAAGTCCCGCGCTGCCGAGGCCGCCGGCTTCGTCCATCGAACCGTCAAGCTCGGTGCCGACACCACGCAGCAGGAGCTCGAAGGAACGATCGGCGATCTCAATCGCGATGACGCGGTCGACGGCATACTGATCCAGCTCCCGCTTCCCGCCTCTCTCCGTCCCCGGCAGATCCTCGACCGACTGGATCCCGTTAAGGACGTCGATGGCCTGCATGCGGTGAACGTGGGGCGCCTGTGGCTGGACCAGCCGGGCTTGTTCCCAGCGACGCCGAGCGGAATCGTCGAACTGCTCGACCGCTCCGGGATCGAGATCGCAGGCAAGCGAGCCGTGATCATCGGGCGGAGCCACCTGGTCGGCAAGCCCCTGGCCGGGCTCCTCCTCCGTCGGCAAGCGACGGTCACGGTCTGCCACTCGCGCAGCCAGAATCTCGCCGAGCTCGCTCGACAAGCCGACCTGCTGGTCGCCGCGGTCGGTAAGCTGGCGATGATCGGCCCCGAGTTCGTGGGCAAAGGCGCTGTCGTGGTCGACGTCGGCATCCATCGGATTACAGACGCCGCCAAGGTCGACGAGCTCTTCCCCGGCAACGCGGCCCGTCGGGCAGCGTTCGAGCGCAAAGGCCGTATCGTCGCCGGTGACGTGGATTTCGACCGCGTCGCCCCGCTCTGCTCGGCCATTACCCCGGTACCCGGAGGGGTCGGGCCGCTGACCGTGGCCATGCTGCTCGCCAATACGCTGCTCGCGTCGCAACGCCGCCAGGGATTGGAGGTGTTGTGA
- a CDS encoding ubiquinone/menaquinone biosynthesis methyltransferase yields the protein MSPSRTNLDKRGSSIQEMFAGVAPRYDFLNHFLSGALDISWRKRAAAALDLAPDARVLDLCCGTGDQALAVRRRGGKVIASDFCLPMLALAERKYSRHSSRRPQGIAADALVLPFDDDRFDAGTVSFGLRNVADLDEALVELHRVLRPGGQIAILEFAVPEAKWLRRPYLFYFRRILPVLGRLVSPRGSAYAYLPSSVLEFPQRAGFVRRMETAGFGSAHSRDLTGGTVCLYTGAAR from the coding sequence GTGAGCCCGTCGCGCACGAACCTGGACAAGAGAGGGAGCAGCATCCAGGAGATGTTCGCCGGCGTGGCCCCCAGATACGATTTTTTGAATCATTTCCTATCCGGCGCATTGGATATCTCCTGGCGCAAGCGAGCCGCGGCGGCACTCGATCTGGCCCCCGATGCCCGGGTTCTGGACTTGTGCTGTGGCACCGGTGACCAGGCGCTGGCGGTCCGCAGGCGGGGCGGCAAAGTGATAGCGAGCGACTTCTGCCTGCCGATGCTCGCCCTGGCGGAACGCAAATACTCCAGGCACTCGTCGCGCCGGCCGCAGGGGATCGCCGCGGATGCGTTGGTGCTGCCTTTCGATGACGACCGCTTCGACGCGGGCACGGTCTCGTTCGGCCTTCGCAACGTCGCCGATCTCGACGAGGCGCTGGTCGAGTTGCACCGGGTCCTGCGACCGGGCGGGCAGATTGCCATCCTCGAGTTCGCGGTCCCCGAAGCCAAATGGTTGCGGAGACCCTACTTGTTCTACTTTCGCCGGATCCTGCCGGTTCTCGGCCGACTGGTTTCACCGAGAGGCTCGGCCTACGCGTACCTGCCCTCCTCGGTGCTCGAGTTCCCTCAGCGGGCCGGTTTTGTCCGGCGGATGGAAACGGCGGGCTTTGGCAGCGCCCACAGCCGAGACCTGACCGGCGGCACGGTATGCCTGTACACGGGAGCCGCCCGATGA
- the rplM gene encoding 50S ribosomal protein L13, whose product MTRTYSPKAGEVERRWYIVNAAGQTLGRISTEIARVLTGKHKPQYAPHIDTGDFVVVVNAEKTVLTGNKEQAKMYYRHSTHPGGLKEENAARLRERHPERLIEKSVKGMLPKNKMGRKQLKKLKVYAGPDHPHAAQQPEALDLVN is encoded by the coding sequence ATGACCCGTACGTACAGCCCCAAGGCCGGTGAAGTCGAGCGCCGGTGGTACATCGTCAATGCCGCCGGTCAAACACTCGGTCGTATCTCGACCGAGATCGCTCGAGTCCTTACCGGCAAGCACAAGCCGCAGTATGCGCCGCACATCGACACCGGTGACTTCGTCGTGGTCGTGAATGCCGAGAAGACCGTTCTGACCGGCAACAAGGAGCAGGCGAAGATGTACTACCGGCACAGCACGCACCCCGGCGGCTTGAAGGAAGAGAACGCAGCGCGCCTTCGTGAGCGCCACCCGGAGCGCCTGATCGAAAAAAGTGTCAAAGGGATGCTGCCCAAGAACAAGATGGGCCGAAAGCAGCTGAAGAAGCTCAAAGTCTATGCGGGGCCGGATCACCCGCACGCGGCGCAACAGCCCGAGGCGTTGGACCTGGTCAACTAG
- the rpsI gene encoding 30S ribosomal protein S9: MSELQYYGTGRRKTAAARVFLRPGSGDLKINGREFEDFFPNPALRMIVRQPLLLTETTEKFDISVTVRGGGSSGQAGAVRHGITRALVEYNGELRERLKAGGFITRDPRKKERKKYGLKGARARFQFSKR, encoded by the coding sequence GTGAGCGAATTGCAGTATTACGGAACCGGCCGCAGGAAGACCGCCGCAGCGAGAGTCTTCTTGCGCCCCGGCTCGGGCGATCTCAAGATCAACGGGCGGGAGTTCGAAGATTTCTTCCCCAACCCGGCGCTTCGCATGATCGTGCGCCAGCCCTTGCTCCTGACGGAGACGACGGAGAAGTTCGATATCTCGGTGACCGTGCGTGGCGGAGGCTCGTCGGGGCAGGCGGGCGCCGTTCGGCACGGCATAACCCGGGCATTGGTCGAGTACAACGGCGAGCTTCGCGAACGACTCAAGGCCGGTGGATTCATCACGCGCGATCCGCGCAAGAAAGAACGGAAGAAGTACGGGCTCAAGGGAGCTCGCGCACGCTTCCAGTTCAGCAAGAGATAG
- the rpsB gene encoding 30S ribosomal protein S2: MVQVSMQELLEAGVHFGHQTRRWNPKMKRYIFGKRNGIYIIDLQKSREMFLEAVDYVREMGRTGRRLLFVGTKRQARDVISEEAKRCEQYFVTHRWLGGTLTNFVTIRASVERWKDIEARMADTANPLIKKERLRLDRDREKMERNLEGIRDLDVLPDAVFLVDPKKESIAVAEANKLGIPVIAIVDTNCDPEIVEFPIPGNDDAIRTIRLFAGKIADAYLEGADELAKQVEAAALEAAAKAEAAAKAKAEAAAAAAAAELEQAEQSAEAAAAVAAGETTEEPEPVAEPKEEAAETDEETPVN; the protein is encoded by the coding sequence TTGGTTCAAGTAAGCATGCAGGAACTGCTCGAAGCGGGTGTCCACTTCGGTCATCAGACCCGGCGCTGGAATCCGAAGATGAAGCGCTACATCTTCGGCAAGCGCAACGGCATCTACATCATCGACCTTCAGAAGAGCCGCGAGATGTTTCTCGAGGCCGTGGACTATGTGCGCGAGATGGGGCGTACGGGGCGCCGCCTGCTCTTCGTGGGCACCAAGCGCCAGGCGCGAGACGTGATCTCCGAAGAGGCCAAGCGCTGCGAGCAGTACTTCGTGACCCATCGCTGGCTGGGCGGCACACTGACCAACTTCGTCACGATTCGAGCCTCCGTTGAGCGTTGGAAGGACATCGAGGCACGCATGGCCGACACGGCGAATCCCCTGATCAAGAAGGAGCGGCTTCGCCTGGACCGCGATCGGGAAAAGATGGAGCGCAATCTGGAGGGTATCCGAGACCTGGATGTGCTGCCTGATGCCGTTTTTCTGGTCGACCCGAAGAAAGAGTCGATTGCCGTTGCCGAGGCAAACAAGCTCGGCATTCCGGTCATCGCGATCGTGGACACGAACTGCGATCCTGAGATCGTCGAGTTCCCCATCCCCGGCAACGATGACGCGATTCGCACGATTCGGCTGTTTGCCGGCAAGATCGCGGACGCCTATTTGGAGGGCGCCGACGAGCTTGCCAAGCAAGTCGAAGCGGCGGCCCTGGAAGCCGCGGCCAAGGCCGAGGCAGCCGCCAAGGCGAAAGCGGAAGCGGCGGCAGCTGCTGCGGCTGCGGAGCTGGAGCAAGCAGAACAGTCCGCCGAGGCGGCCGCGGCGGTAGCGGCAGGCGAGACCACTGAAGAACCGGAACCAGTCGCAGAGCCGAAGGAGGAAGCGGCCGAGACCGACGAGGAAACTCCGGTCAACTAG
- the tsf gene encoding translation elongation factor Ts — translation MAITAKMVKELRERTGAGMMDCKKALQEADGDLDAAVDILRKSGAAAAAKKAGRIAAEGTVLSYIHAGGKIGVLVEVNCETDFVARTDAFQTLVKDIAMHIAASDPRFVERDEVTQDVLAKEREIYRDQALQSGKPENVIDRIVEGKMEKFFSENVLTEQPFVKDSDKTVGQLVTGAVASMGENIKIRRFVRFALGEGLEKREDDFLEEVRKQAAG, via the coding sequence ATGGCAATCACAGCAAAGATGGTCAAGGAGCTCCGGGAGCGCACCGGCGCGGGAATGATGGACTGCAAGAAAGCGCTTCAGGAGGCTGACGGTGACCTGGATGCGGCCGTGGATATCCTGCGCAAGAGCGGAGCGGCGGCAGCGGCCAAGAAGGCCGGTCGGATCGCGGCGGAAGGAACCGTGCTGTCCTACATCCACGCCGGCGGCAAGATCGGCGTGCTGGTGGAGGTGAACTGCGAAACCGACTTCGTCGCCCGGACCGATGCTTTTCAGACCCTGGTCAAGGACATCGCGATGCACATCGCCGCCTCCGATCCGCGTTTCGTTGAACGCGACGAAGTCACCCAAGATGTGCTCGCCAAAGAGCGCGAGATTTATCGCGATCAAGCGCTCCAATCGGGCAAGCCCGAGAATGTGATCGACCGGATCGTCGAGGGCAAGATGGAGAAGTTCTTCTCGGAGAACGTCCTCACCGAGCAGCCCTTCGTGAAGGACTCCGATAAGACCGTGGGACAGCTTGTTACCGGCGCGGTGGCCTCGATGGGCGAGAACATCAAGATCAGGCGCTTCGTGAGGTTCGCGCTCGGCGAAGGTCTCGAGAAACGCGAAGACGATTTTCTCGAAGAAGTCCGCAAGCAGGCAGCGGGCTAG